A genomic segment from Curtobacterium sp. MCSS17_007 encodes:
- a CDS encoding DUF3072 domain-containing protein — translation MSEADQQTPDASHQGETLGGERPDPSTTASKDPEQWVTGDEPMTGPQRSYLDTLAREAGEELPADLTKAEASEHIDRLQQQTGRGADS, via the coding sequence ATGAGTGAAGCAGACCAGCAGACCCCCGACGCTTCCCACCAGGGCGAGACCCTCGGCGGCGAGCGTCCCGACCCCTCGACGACCGCCAGCAAGGACCCGGAGCAGTGGGTCACCGGTGACGAGCCGATGACCGGCCCGCAGCGCAGCTACCTCGACACCCTCGCTCGTGAGGCCGGCGAGGAGCTCCCCGCCGACCTCACCAAGGCCGAGGCGTCCGAGCACATCGACCGTCTGCAGCAGCAGACCGGACGCGGCGCCGACTCCTGA
- a CDS encoding PadR family transcriptional regulator — MSPVFAHGHLRLSLLSMLADRPMHGYELIQALGERFGGAYVPSAGTVYPRLAKLEAEGLVTKTADGRKTVYAITDAGRAELAARADELAAIQSGVADTVKSLADGVRASVGEAMRSLRADLAASAQAPRGQTADEPVDVPTEGARALREVEMVVASFRQQLRADLRRRATRGTLTDETVTRLRDGLEALRRSV; from the coding sequence ATGAGCCCGGTGTTCGCGCACGGTCACCTGCGCCTGTCCCTGCTGTCCATGCTCGCCGACCGCCCCATGCACGGCTACGAGCTCATCCAGGCCCTCGGCGAGCGCTTCGGCGGCGCCTACGTGCCGAGCGCCGGCACGGTGTACCCGCGCCTGGCGAAGCTCGAGGCCGAGGGGCTCGTCACGAAGACCGCCGACGGCCGCAAGACCGTCTACGCCATCACCGACGCCGGTCGGGCCGAGCTCGCGGCGCGCGCCGACGAGCTGGCGGCCATCCAGTCCGGCGTCGCCGACACCGTGAAGTCCCTCGCCGACGGCGTCCGCGCCTCGGTGGGCGAGGCGATGCGCTCGCTCCGGGCGGACCTCGCGGCGAGCGCGCAGGCCCCGCGCGGCCAGACCGCGGACGAGCCGGTGGACGTCCCGACCGAGGGCGCCCGCGCCCTGCGCGAGGTCGAGATGGTCGTCGCGTCGTTCCGGCAGCAGCTCCGGGCGGACCTGCGTCGCCGCGCGACGCGCGGCACCCTCACCGACGAGACGGTGACCCGTCTGCGGGACGGCCTGGAGGCCCTGCGCCGCTCCGTCTGA
- a CDS encoding DUF4097 family beta strand repeat-containing protein, which produces MAQEKWLVEEPKVIDTGIVRALRVGLAGGQVDVVAHDEPTARVEVHSVSGKALKIELEGDTLTIDHPQIRWDDPVGFLRSFRGRASADVSVLVPRDARVTVGVVSAGALLSGTNRGASLNTVSGDVVVDGLAGDLAVHAVSGTTTVRDLEGDLTVRTVSGDVVATGAIPRFAADGVNADVVLDLQGTPDAARVNTVSGSVSVRLEDGVPYRCTVSTASGKLQFDDSEIRGVRGSYVKQGGDLSGQWLDLKVNSVSGDIAVLHASPAPAAPTPDDDETVVPE; this is translated from the coding sequence ATGGCCCAGGAGAAGTGGCTCGTCGAGGAGCCCAAGGTGATCGACACCGGGATCGTCCGCGCCCTGCGCGTCGGGCTCGCCGGTGGTCAGGTCGACGTCGTCGCGCACGACGAGCCGACCGCCCGCGTCGAGGTGCACAGCGTGTCCGGCAAGGCGCTCAAGATCGAGCTCGAGGGCGACACGCTCACGATCGACCACCCGCAGATCCGCTGGGACGACCCGGTCGGGTTCCTGCGGTCCTTCCGCGGCCGCGCCTCGGCCGACGTCAGCGTCCTCGTCCCGCGCGACGCCCGCGTCACGGTCGGCGTCGTGTCCGCCGGTGCGCTGCTCTCCGGCACGAACCGCGGCGCGTCGCTCAACACCGTCTCCGGCGACGTCGTCGTCGACGGGCTCGCGGGCGACCTCGCCGTGCACGCCGTCTCCGGCACCACCACGGTCCGCGACCTCGAGGGCGACCTCACCGTCCGCACCGTCTCGGGCGACGTCGTCGCGACCGGTGCGATCCCCCGCTTCGCGGCCGACGGCGTGAACGCGGACGTCGTCCTCGACCTGCAGGGCACACCGGACGCCGCGCGCGTGAACACCGTGTCCGGCTCGGTGAGCGTCCGACTCGAGGACGGCGTGCCCTACCGCTGCACCGTGAGCACGGCCTCGGGCAAGCTGCAGTTCGACGACTCGGAGATCCGCGGGGTCCGCGGGTCGTACGTGAAGCAGGGCGGCGACCTGTCCGGCCAGTGGCTCGACCTCAAGGTGAACTCGGTCTCCGGCGACATCGCGGTGCTGCACGCGTCGCCAGCCCCGGCCGCCCCGACGCCGGACGACGACGAGACGGTGGTGCCCGAATGA
- a CDS encoding APC family permease, translating to MPLVTNEIRSLKARLIGDPLPSEKLEGQLLPKHLALPIFASDPLSSVAYAPQELLMILLLGGMAFLTFAPWVAALVVLLLVVVVASYRQLIKAYPSGGGDYEVAHRNLGEKAGLVVASALLVDYVMTVAVSVASGVDNIISALPELDPFRIEIAVAFVVLLAGVNLRGVRESSKAFAVPTYLFVGSVFVMVVVGLVRAAVGDAPVAESAAWTVQNVEHTTQAAFVLLLLRAFASGCSALTGVEAIANGVQAFRRPKIRNAQTTLVFMGAIAIVLFVGLISLALIARVHYAEDACDLQGFTACATTPQRSLIAQIAAATFGSGSVLFFVVQATTAAVLLLAANTAFNGFPLLGSILARDSYAPKALSTRGDRLIYSNGVIVLALVAVALLVVYRANVTSLIQLYIIGVFVSFTLGQTGMVRHWLRLLRSDRDGTADEPVDRGQVWRSLTINSIGATFTFVVLVIVTITKFTHGAWLVFVIMPVLFVLMLGVNRYYRDVSHEIEADVETEFGATGDHAIVLVNKLQKPVLKAVDYAIAAKHAGLEAVHVAIDDAEARRLQEQWAEHGIEVPLTIVPSPYRDISMPLIKYIKAHRAEHGSEVVTVYTPVFVVGHWWETFLHNHRGRRIRKKLLLVHGVTVALVPWLLDSSELLYGRRSRPLPGQERRGEPIRPALRRSPQGVFHHDAQEDRLLRSDQRNSLRPTLHGVGSSDGRDGARAGLPRRATRPAGPAEGVDQTQCTGEMRVLVPAPPNRDGGRS from the coding sequence TTGCCGCTCGTGACGAACGAGATCCGGTCGCTCAAGGCGCGACTGATCGGGGATCCCCTGCCCTCGGAGAAGCTCGAGGGACAGCTCCTCCCGAAGCACCTGGCGCTGCCGATCTTCGCGAGCGACCCCCTGTCGAGCGTGGCGTACGCCCCGCAGGAGCTCCTCATGATCCTGCTGCTCGGCGGGATGGCGTTCCTGACCTTCGCACCCTGGGTGGCGGCGCTCGTCGTGCTGTTGCTCGTCGTGGTCGTCGCGTCCTACCGGCAGCTCATCAAGGCGTACCCGTCCGGCGGCGGCGACTACGAGGTCGCCCACCGGAACCTCGGTGAGAAGGCGGGTCTCGTCGTGGCGAGCGCCCTGCTCGTCGACTACGTCATGACCGTCGCCGTGTCGGTGGCCTCCGGCGTGGACAACATCATCTCGGCCCTGCCGGAGCTCGACCCGTTCCGCATCGAGATCGCGGTCGCGTTCGTCGTCCTGCTCGCGGGTGTGAACCTGCGCGGTGTGCGCGAGTCCAGCAAGGCCTTCGCGGTGCCGACCTACCTGTTCGTCGGGTCGGTGTTCGTGATGGTCGTCGTCGGCCTGGTCCGGGCCGCGGTCGGTGACGCCCCCGTGGCGGAGTCGGCGGCCTGGACGGTGCAGAACGTCGAGCACACGACGCAGGCCGCCTTCGTGCTGCTGCTCCTGCGCGCGTTCGCCTCGGGCTGCTCGGCACTCACCGGCGTCGAGGCCATCGCGAACGGTGTGCAGGCGTTCCGTCGCCCGAAGATCCGGAACGCGCAGACGACCCTCGTGTTCATGGGGGCGATCGCGATCGTCCTGTTCGTCGGGCTGATCTCCCTCGCGCTGATCGCGCGGGTGCACTACGCCGAGGACGCCTGCGACCTGCAGGGCTTCACCGCCTGCGCGACCACGCCGCAGCGCTCCCTCATCGCGCAAATCGCCGCCGCGACGTTCGGGAGCGGCAGCGTCCTGTTCTTCGTCGTGCAGGCGACGACCGCCGCGGTGCTCCTCCTGGCGGCGAACACGGCCTTCAACGGCTTCCCGCTGCTCGGTTCGATCCTGGCGCGGGACTCCTACGCACCCAAGGCGCTGTCCACCCGCGGCGACCGGCTCATCTACTCGAACGGCGTCATCGTCCTGGCGCTCGTCGCGGTCGCGCTGCTCGTGGTCTACCGGGCGAACGTCACGAGCCTCATCCAGCTCTACATCATCGGTGTCTTCGTGTCGTTCACGCTCGGCCAGACGGGCATGGTCCGGCACTGGCTGCGGCTGCTGCGGTCGGACCGCGACGGCACCGCCGACGAACCGGTCGACCGCGGTCAGGTGTGGCGCTCGCTGACGATCAACTCGATCGGTGCGACGTTCACCTTCGTCGTGCTCGTCATCGTCACCATCACGAAGTTCACGCACGGCGCCTGGCTCGTGTTCGTGATCATGCCGGTGCTGTTCGTCCTCATGCTCGGCGTGAACCGGTACTACCGCGACGTCTCGCACGAGATCGAGGCCGACGTCGAGACGGAGTTCGGCGCGACCGGCGACCACGCGATCGTCCTCGTGAACAAGTTGCAGAAACCCGTGCTCAAGGCCGTCGACTACGCCATCGCGGCGAAGCACGCCGGGCTCGAGGCGGTGCACGTCGCGATCGACGACGCCGAGGCCCGTCGGCTGCAGGAGCAGTGGGCCGAGCACGGGATCGAGGTCCCGCTCACCATCGTGCCGAGCCCCTACCGCGACATCTCGATGCCGCTCATCAAGTACATCAAGGCCCACCGGGCCGAGCACGGGTCCGAGGTCGTCACCGTCTACACCCCCGTCTTCGTCGTCGGGCACTGGTGGGAGACGTTCCTGCACAACCACCGCGGGCGCCGGATCCGCAAGAAGCTGCTCCTCGTGCACGGTGTGACCGTCGCGCTCGTGCCGTGGCTGCTCGACTCCTCGGAGCTCCTGTACGGCCGCCGGTCCCGCCCGCTGCCGGGTCAGGAACGCCGCGGCGAGCCGATCCGCCCCGCGCTCCGCCGGTCGCCGCAGGGCGTGTTCCACCACGACGCGCAGGAGGACCGCCTGCTCCGCTCGGACCAGCGGAACAGCCTGCGGCCGACGCTGCACGGCGTCGGGTCGTCGGACGGGCGGGACGGCGCCCGCGCGGGCCTCCCGCGCCGCGCGACCCGACCCGCCGGGCCCGCGGAGGGCGTGGACCAGACCCAGTGCACCGGCGAGATGCGCGTGCTCGTGCCCGCGCCTCCGAACCGTGACGGCGGCCGGTCGTAG